The Camelina sativa cultivar DH55 chromosome 18, Cs, whole genome shotgun sequence DNA window TGGTTTGAATTGACTCTATTTTTGTCCATTCACTCTTTTATCTCACTGCATTAGAAATACAAATCTTTTTCTTGAGATgagtttttctaatttcttgGTTCATTTTTAAAACTCACTTTCTTGGTTTTGGGGTTCTTCTAAAGATTCTGATAGGTTCTTTTTATGTCTTGTGATGATGTAATTagccttttctttttcttggggTTAAAATTGAAGTGTGAAGTGTTTTTTTTCGTGGTGTTTGTGTGAAGTAGCTAACTTGTTTAGTTGAGTAAATTTTTGTGGCCACTAGATGAGATATTTTGGTTCCGCTGACCTGACCAAAATGTGTTTTTGGCTGCTGAGAAAgttaagtaagaaaaaaaaaataggttttaatttttttttctttttcctatgGAAAGTAATAAAAACGGAATCTTTTCTTCTGCCTGCAAGaagccaaaattttattttttccattgagaaagtaagaaaggagttttctcgggaaaccaaaagaaaagtctctttttttttatttgtgggttTTGATTTGTGGTAATGGGAATTTGCCTCTTTTTTCACATGAGATTCCGTGATTTCTGGAACATGAGATTCCGTGTTCTTCAAGACTTGTTCTGTTCTGATTTTAATTACTCTTAAAACTAGAaattttttgcttttgtgttgttgatttcattggctctctctctctctctctctctctctttgtttacaATATCAAAAACCTCcactagagaaaaaaaattaagaatctctcttttttcttttcacgcTTTTTTGAACGAATccactcaacaaaaaaaagatctgTGTTTCACTGTCTGAATGTCTCGAACTATGTTCTGTCTTGTGTGTGGTCTTTGATTCGATGTTACTTATGAttgtgatattttcttttctttttttggttgcagaACAACACTTTTGTTGAGTCATCCGAATACGATATTGGAGAAGAAAGTGATCTTTTCAAAGCTCCTGATCCAGTTCTTGAAGAGCCACTCTTAGCCGTTGATCCACTCTCTGCTGCTTTGACTATGATCTCTTGTGGTGAAGACACTTCACAAGGGCTTTGTGAGCTTCCTGATCTTGGCTCATTGCAGAGTGGTCAACAGCTTCTGGACAAAGCTTTCTATGAATGTGAGCAAGATCTTTTGATGAAATCAGCTATGGAGTCTCCGTTCTCTGATGTTTTAGACATCAAGAACATCTCTGTGACGACGATTGATGAGAACCAGGATATGCAGAAGAGTGTAAGCTCGGGGAATTTGAGCTCTATGGATTGGTCGTCACATGCACAGCAAGAGACTGTAATGATTCAGAACTTCCCTGATTTCGATTTTGGTTATGGGATGCGAAGAGCCTTTAGTGAAGGCGACATACAGGTTCGACAATCCGAAAAgaataaagacaaaaagaaatataaacatTGAACTCACCTTAAAGTTTGAAACAAAGTTTGTGTccttataaaagataaatttgttgattttgagtatattttgtttgtttttggtgagCAGAAACTAGGGACAGGTCTTGTTCAATCTCCATTGGATAGGATTATTGTGAGCTGTACTTCAGAGGATCGTCGTGAGAAGCTTTCTCGATACAGGAACAAGAAGAGCAGGCGCAATTTCGGGCGTAAaatcaaggtatatatatacaaacaaaacactTCAAGATCCTGATCTAAATGATTGAGTATCAAGTCTTTTAGGTTCAAAGACTCTCAAAGTAACTCAATTCTcatttatgttgtttggtttggtttcagtATGCTTGCAGGAAAGCTCTTGCAGATAGCCAACCAAGGGTCCGAGGAAGGTTTGCGAAAACAGAGGAGAGGAAATAGATTGGTTCATTAAAAAAGGGCTCTAAGGAAGGAAACTGAGCAAAAAGGAAGAATAAAGGAGACCAAAGCCCATCTCATTAGAAGAAgctagttttgttttatatcatCTAtgtataaaacttaaaaatctttATAAGCATCCAAATTAGTTGTTGTATATAAAGGGGGTTTCTCTGAATAAGCTTTTAAGGAAAGAAATTGTAGCTAAAAGTTATATGTATTATTGTTGTAGTTAAAAGAAGTAATGTACTTGTTGTGAGAGATGTagatatataatctatataaattctacatgtttataaatatattagatctTGTGATCTTTAAAAAAGGTGTTTGATGTTTCTTTGCTTGTAAGCACTGCAACaggttttgatattttctaaaatgCTGAAACGTCATGTCATGTAACTACTGGTTCACACCCTTAATGATTTGGTTTCTATGTTGGCCATCCACAGTAGCGAATGCACACACATTCCCCAAATTAAGAAGTAAGAAGTACAGAGCTTTCCTAGCTTCTGATCAAAACCCATTTTTTCGACCTTCTCTCTTgaagaaaagaaaccaaatcgGTCCTTTGCAGAAATATCCTCGAAAAAAGCTGCCTCACGGCAGCACTAGGCATTCCTCGGGTGAATGCTATCTAACGAGGAGGAACTTTGATCCCTCAGCTCGGAGTCGGAAGGTGTGGACAATGATAAACACTACACTCCGGGTCGAAAGATCACTAAATGATACTGCAGCTTCGTTAATAACACCCGGCTATTCTTCTATCATGCATTGGACTTGGACAACAACCAATATAATACTAGAAAATGTTATTCTTGTGTTTATTAACAAGTTGCACATGTTTCTTGTTTAATAACTACTTTTAGCAAATATTCTAGGTGTGAAACAGTGAAACTGTTTTTAAGTgctttttttactttatctAGAACCTACATAACATAACAAAAGGCAGTGAAACACATGACACATCAGTTTCACCATTCTTCAAAAAAGGCattcttttggtgttttcaaACTATTCATCCCTTTTTACTTTGTATGAATCAGTTGAACTGTATATATCTTTCTCAAACtctaatatttaatatatttggtataaatctattaaaaaaacactGAAAAAGAGTAATGAATTCGAGGAAATAGTTCAATAAGATGAAATGAaatacaaataaagaaaagagatatatgaaatgaatgaccaaacaaaacacaaaagagctCGCGTGTACTCTGTGTCGTAATCGTACCAAGTAAAACTTCCAGGTTCCATGGTTCTTGGAGctttattagttattacatcactacaaagaatcaaaacacacagaaaaacaaaagttcgATATCGGAatcgaaagaaagaaaaattaaaacaaaaaacatgaaGAGAATAATAATATGTCTTGAAACTCAAAAACCAGAAGACACACGAAACAAAGcaaggaagagagaaaggaTAAAGCGCAAGTTAGCTCGTTTACATCATTCGCCGGTATAATGTGCACACGTCCGAGAACNaaaaaaaaaaaaaaaaaaaaaacaatctttattttattttatatttctcttccttcatcgtcgtcgtcttctctctctcttaaactCTGTCacgctcttctctctctcaaaaatttcTCACCGAAGCAGAAAAAAAGGTTTCGTCTTTGGATTAAACAAAATTCAGCATTCTGTTTTCTCCttatccaaaatcaaaaaacaaaagtacgcaatttttgtttcttccaacttttaagaaacagagagagagagaaaaaaaaaaagtttggatttttattggaacagatctctctttttttatctgTCGCTCTGTTCTTGAATTTTTTACAAGCTTCCTTCAACAATTCTGCTACTTTACTACGATCTCTCGACAAAAGTGGGTCAAACCCAACCGAGGATTGTTCGGTTTTGTGTTCGTTCAAGAACCTGGAATTGGGGGAAAGATTAGggtttgttgaatttgaaagagaaaaaggtttgtttttttcttttctttttcttccaagtGTTGTGATGCAGTGATTTGGGTAACTCGAATCAGAAGATATGATAATCAAACGGAATTTGAAAACTCGAATGCCGAGTTTGAAACGATGCAACTCTGTAACTGAGGAAGATGATAGAGctcctaagaagaagaagagaaaggtcaACAACTCCAATGGTGGTGATTTCTATTACCCTCTTAATCTTCTTGGAGAGATTGGTGCTGGGATTGTTCCTGGTAAACTCAATGGATGGTGTAAGGAGCTCTCGTGTTCTCCTCaagttgaggaagaagaggaggaggagttaGAGTCAAAGAGGTTAGTTTCTGATTCTAGCCACCGTGATAGGGTAGTTGAGGTTTCTCGTCCACCGGTCGTGAGGACATCTAGAGGAAGAGTTCAGGTGCTTCCTTCTCGGTTTAATGACTCGGTTATCGAGAATTGGAGGAAAGATAGTAAAAGCAGTGGCGAAGAACGCGAGGAAGAGATTCAAGAAGAAGCATGCAGG harbors:
- the LOC104761357 gene encoding uncharacterized protein LOC104761357 isoform X1, which encodes MYQDSGLMLRYMQNCSTDIQQFEDIFKSYKIPDEMNNTFVESSEYDIGEESDLFKAPDPVLEEPLLAVDPLSAALTMISCGEDTSQGLCELPDLGSLQSGQQLLDKAFYECEQDLLMKSAMESPFSDVLDIKNISVTTIDENQDMQKSVSSGNLSSMDWSSHAQQETVMIQNFPDFDFGYGMRRAFSEGDIQKLGTGLVQSPLDRIIVSCTSEDRREKLSRYRNKKSRRNFGRKIKYACRKALADSQPRVRGRFAKTEERK
- the LOC104761357 gene encoding zinc finger protein CONSTANS-LIKE 1-like isoform X2, whose product is MISCGEDTSQGLCELPDLGSLQSGQQLLDKAFYECEQDLLMKSAMESPFSDVLDIKNISVTTIDENQDMQKSVSSGNLSSMDWSSHAQQETVMIQNFPDFDFGYGMRRAFSEGDIQKLGTGLVQSPLDRIIVSCTSEDRREKLSRYRNKKSRRNFGRKIKYACRKALADSQPRVRGRFAKTEERK